A region from the Streptomyces sp. 3214.6 genome encodes:
- a CDS encoding ABC transporter permease has translation MGSARLYAAVAAGGFRRYATYRVATAAGVFTNTVFGLILVYTYLALWDERPHLGGYDQAQAVTYVWLGQALYATLAIQGGGFEIEFMERIRSGAVAIDLYRPADLQAWWLANDMGRALFQLVGRGVIPFALGTVFFPTALPSDPVTWLAFLVALVLAMLVSFGIRFLVALSGFWLLDGTGAIQVMMVTGIFCSGMALPLNAFPEPYGDIVMALPWAAQLQMPADLLFGQADPLPVFAFQAVWAVVLLGAGRLVQSAAARRVVVQGG, from the coding sequence TTGGGATCGGCGCGTTTGTACGCGGCCGTCGCAGCGGGGGGTTTCAGAAGGTACGCGACCTACCGGGTGGCCACGGCCGCCGGAGTGTTCACGAACACCGTTTTCGGCCTGATCCTCGTCTACACATACCTGGCGTTGTGGGACGAGCGGCCGCACCTCGGGGGCTACGACCAGGCGCAGGCGGTCACTTATGTGTGGCTGGGGCAGGCGCTGTACGCGACGCTGGCGATCCAGGGCGGCGGCTTCGAGATCGAGTTCATGGAGCGGATCCGCAGTGGTGCGGTGGCGATCGACCTGTACCGGCCGGCGGATCTGCAGGCGTGGTGGCTGGCGAACGACATGGGGCGGGCGCTGTTCCAGTTGGTCGGGCGGGGAGTGATCCCGTTCGCCCTCGGGACGGTGTTCTTCCCCACGGCGCTGCCATCCGATCCGGTGACCTGGCTGGCCTTCCTCGTGGCGCTCGTGCTGGCGATGCTGGTGAGCTTCGGGATCCGGTTCCTGGTGGCGCTGAGCGGGTTCTGGCTGCTCGACGGCACGGGCGCGATCCAGGTGATGATGGTCACCGGGATCTTCTGTTCGGGGATGGCGCTGCCGTTGAACGCGTTCCCGGAGCCGTACGGCGACATCGTGATGGCGCTGCCGTGGGCGGCGCAACTGCAGATGCCCGCCGACCTGTTGTTCGGGCAGGCCGATCCGCTGCCCGTGTTCGCTTTCCAGGCGGTGTGGGCCGTGGTGCTGCTGGGCGCGGGGCGGCTGGTGCAGTCGGCCGCGGCGCGCCGGGTGGTGGTGCAGGGTGGGTGA
- a CDS encoding ABC transporter permease: MWIRSTLAYRLSFVMTVLGGLLVTGLDFVAILLMFSRVDMLGGYGLPEVAFLYGLSATAFGVADLAMGSAGRLGTRVRDGTLDTLLVRPAPVLAQVAADRFALRRISRITQGLLVLGYALVALDVAWTPLKVLLVPLTVVSGGVIFSAVFVAGAAFQFVTQDAAEVQNAFTFGGQTMLQYPPTVFGTELVRGVTFVFPLAFVNWVPAAYVLGRPYPLGLPDGAAFAPPLVAAVCCVLAGWAWRAGLRTYRSTGS, encoded by the coding sequence ATGTGGATCCGCTCCACGCTCGCCTACCGGCTGTCCTTCGTGATGACGGTGCTGGGCGGTCTGCTGGTGACCGGTCTGGACTTTGTCGCGATCTTGCTGATGTTCTCCCGGGTCGACATGCTCGGCGGCTACGGGCTGCCCGAGGTGGCGTTCCTGTACGGCCTGTCGGCGACGGCCTTCGGGGTCGCAGATCTGGCGATGGGCTCGGCGGGGCGGCTCGGCACGCGCGTGCGTGACGGCACGCTGGACACCCTGCTGGTGCGTCCCGCGCCGGTGCTGGCCCAGGTCGCCGCGGATCGTTTCGCGCTGCGCCGGATCAGCCGTATCACGCAGGGGCTGCTGGTGCTGGGCTATGCGCTGGTCGCCCTCGATGTCGCCTGGACCCCGCTGAAGGTGCTGCTGGTGCCGCTGACGGTGGTGTCCGGCGGGGTGATCTTCTCGGCGGTGTTCGTGGCGGGCGCGGCGTTCCAGTTCGTGACGCAGGACGCGGCGGAGGTGCAGAACGCCTTCACGTTCGGCGGGCAGACGATGCTGCAGTATCCGCCGACGGTGTTCGGTACGGAGCTGGTGCGCGGGGTGACGTTCGTCTTCCCGCTGGCCTTCGTCAACTGGGTGCCCGCCGCCTATGTGTTGGGGCGGCCGTATCCGCTGGGGCTGCCCGATGGGGCGGCGTTCGCGCCGCCGCTGGTGGCGGCGGTGTGCTGTGTGCTGGCGGGGTGGGCGTGGCGGGCGGGTCTGCGGACGTATCGGAGCACCGGGAGCTAG
- a CDS encoding ABC transporter ATP-binding protein codes for MTDETSGTGGTGETDGRFIELDGVEKVFDVRKKTGFLRREVRRVRAVDAISFTVARGEMVGYIGPNGAGKSTTIKMLTGILMPSGGRLRVAGIDPSRERTRLAHRIGVVFGQRTTLWWDLPLIDSYRLMHRMYRIPDGRYRENLDRLVELLDLSALLDVPVRQLSLGQRMRGDIAAALLHDPEVLYLDEPTIGLDVVSKARVREFLRELNTERGTTVLLTTHDLQDIEQLCSRVMVIDHGRLVYDGALAGLHEAGESERTLVVDLERELPPIEVGEAARVVKVDGPRQWLAFPAAQSAAPLVARIAAEYPLVDLSVREPDIEAVIAKMYAEREGEREREREGERAAGRAVGQETVVPGAGTS; via the coding sequence ATGACGGACGAGACGAGCGGGACCGGCGGGACCGGCGAGACGGACGGGCGCTTCATCGAACTGGACGGCGTCGAGAAGGTCTTCGACGTGCGTAAGAAGACCGGGTTCCTCAGGCGGGAGGTGCGCCGGGTGCGGGCGGTCGACGCGATCTCCTTCACCGTGGCGCGCGGCGAGATGGTCGGCTACATCGGGCCGAACGGCGCCGGGAAGTCGACGACGATCAAGATGCTGACGGGGATCCTCATGCCGAGCGGCGGCCGGCTGCGGGTCGCGGGCATCGACCCGTCCCGTGAGCGGACCCGGCTGGCGCACCGGATAGGGGTGGTGTTCGGGCAGCGCACGACCCTGTGGTGGGACCTGCCGCTCATCGACTCCTACCGGCTGATGCACCGCATGTACCGCATCCCGGACGGCCGTTACCGCGAGAACCTCGACCGGCTGGTCGAACTCCTCGACCTGTCCGCCCTGTTGGACGTGCCGGTGCGTCAGCTCTCGCTCGGGCAGCGGATGCGCGGCGACATCGCGGCGGCGCTGCTGCACGATCCCGAGGTGCTGTATCTCGACGAGCCGACGATCGGCCTGGACGTGGTCTCCAAGGCGCGGGTGCGGGAGTTCCTGCGGGAGTTGAACACCGAGCGCGGCACGACGGTGCTGCTCACCACGCACGACCTCCAGGACATCGAGCAGCTGTGCTCCCGGGTGATGGTCATCGACCACGGCCGGCTGGTCTACGACGGTGCGCTGGCGGGGCTGCACGAGGCGGGCGAGAGCGAGCGGACGCTGGTGGTGGACCTGGAGCGGGAGCTGCCGCCGATCGAGGTGGGGGAGGCGGCGCGGGTGGTGAAGGTGGACGGTCCGCGCCAGTGGCTGGCGTTCCCGGCGGCGCAGTCGGCGGCTCCGCTGGTCGCGCGGATCGCGGCGGAGTATCCGCTGGTGGACCTGTCGGTGCGGGAGCCCGACATCGAGGCCGTGATCGCGAAGATGTACGCCGAGCGCGAGGGCGAGCGGGAGCGTGAGCGCGAGGGCGAGCGGGCGGCGGGACGCGCGGTGGGACAGGAGACCGTAGTGCCCGGGGCCGGTACCTCGTAG
- a CDS encoding DUF1707 SHOCT-like domain-containing protein, with protein MTDDDAVPGSPEGVPGLPDAVPGPAELRASDADRERVAEVLREAVAEGRLDMTEFEERLDQTYKARTYGELAPITRDLPVAGVTPPPVVSLSKEPPADGSWAGRIVGGEGSSTWAVAVMSGFQRRGRWTVPRRFDCFAFWGGGEIDLREADFAAGEVVINCVAIMGGVQIIVPPGVEVVVRGIGVMGGFDDGATGVAGDPGAPRVVVTGFAFWGGVGVERKKTKAARRQEKLDRKAAMRELHTGFRDDVHEAHRRMLEGHRDLMRDRREEHRERHEERRERHRERREERDRRRYGDY; from the coding sequence ATGACCGACGACGACGCAGTCCCCGGTTCTCCCGAAGGAGTCCCGGGTCTCCCCGACGCAGTCCCGGGTCCCGCCGAACTCCGCGCCTCCGACGCCGATCGTGAGCGCGTCGCCGAGGTCCTGCGGGAGGCCGTCGCGGAGGGCCGGCTCGACATGACGGAGTTCGAGGAGCGGCTCGACCAGACGTACAAGGCGCGCACGTACGGGGAGTTGGCGCCGATCACCCGGGATCTGCCGGTCGCCGGGGTCACGCCCCCGCCGGTCGTGTCGCTGAGCAAGGAGCCGCCGGCGGACGGCAGTTGGGCCGGGCGGATCGTGGGCGGCGAGGGCTCGTCGACGTGGGCCGTGGCCGTGATGTCGGGCTTCCAGCGCCGGGGCCGCTGGACGGTCCCGCGGCGGTTCGACTGCTTCGCCTTCTGGGGCGGCGGGGAGATCGACCTGCGCGAGGCGGACTTCGCCGCCGGCGAGGTCGTGATCAACTGTGTGGCGATCATGGGCGGGGTGCAGATCATCGTGCCGCCGGGCGTCGAGGTCGTCGTCCGCGGGATCGGTGTGATGGGCGGCTTCGACGACGGGGCGACGGGCGTGGCGGGGGATCCGGGCGCGCCGCGGGTGGTCGTCACCGGGTTCGCGTTCTGGGGCGGGGTCGGCGTCGAGCGCAAGAAGACGAAGGCCGCGCGCCGGCAGGAGAAGCTGGACCGCAAGGCGGCGATGCGCGAGCTGCACACCGGCTTCCGGGACGACGTCCACGAGGCCCACCGGCGGATGCTGGAAGGTCACCGGGACCTGATGCGTGACCGCCGCGAGGAGCACCGGGAGCGGCACGAGGAGCGGCGCGAGCGGCACCGGGAACGCCGGGAGGAGCGGGACAGGCGCCGCTACGGCGACTACTGA
- a CDS encoding SGNH/GDSL hydrolase family protein translates to MTRRHGGVLLSAITALIVALSAAIYVGAAAGHGPGPRRAAVTSVTDGRLAAPPGAHDAAPVSTGVWVGAWAAAPAGAEPGTESDGMAGRTVRNVVHTGVGGTSARVTLSNLYGTGPLIVTHATLAVAADDDSAAADPDTLRRLTFGGATTVVVPAGGQTVSDAVTVAVPSDADVLVSTYSPTSAGPVTFHPRARQTSYVAEGESAEDVTGAAFTDTSPYWRYLTALDVLSDEADGTVVALGDSITDGVTSTAGANRRWPDVLADRLRTAGTSRGDTPRYGVVNAGISGNRVLADDPRRGASGLNRFDRDVLGVTNVKAVVIDLGINDILRGKQPADPRSIVDGLRTLTDRAHAHGVKVVGATLTPFRGHRGYTAAREDVRQRVNAAIRAGGVFDEVVDFDKALRDPYDPRSLRAEYDSGDHLHPSDRGYRKLAQTVGLPKLAGSTPAAL, encoded by the coding sequence ATGACCAGGCGTCACGGTGGTGTGCTGCTGTCCGCGATCACCGCCCTGATCGTGGCCCTGTCCGCCGCCATATACGTCGGAGCCGCCGCCGGACACGGCCCCGGCCCGCGCCGGGCCGCCGTCACCTCCGTCACCGACGGCCGCCTCGCCGCACCCCCCGGCGCCCACGACGCGGCCCCTGTCTCGACGGGCGTCTGGGTCGGCGCCTGGGCCGCCGCCCCGGCCGGCGCCGAACCCGGCACCGAGTCCGACGGCATGGCGGGCCGCACGGTCCGCAACGTCGTGCACACCGGCGTCGGCGGGACGAGTGCCCGTGTCACCCTGTCCAACCTCTACGGCACCGGCCCCCTCATCGTCACCCACGCCACCCTCGCCGTCGCCGCCGACGACGACAGCGCCGCCGCGGACCCCGACACCCTGCGCCGGCTCACCTTCGGCGGTGCCACGACCGTCGTCGTCCCGGCGGGCGGGCAGACCGTCAGCGACGCCGTCACCGTTGCCGTCCCGTCCGACGCCGACGTCCTGGTCAGCACCTACTCCCCCACCTCCGCCGGCCCGGTCACCTTCCACCCGCGCGCCCGGCAGACCAGCTACGTCGCCGAGGGCGAGTCCGCCGAGGACGTCACCGGCGCCGCGTTCACCGACACGAGCCCGTACTGGCGCTATCTGACCGCGCTGGACGTGCTCAGCGACGAGGCCGACGGCACCGTCGTCGCCCTCGGCGACTCCATCACCGACGGCGTCACCTCCACCGCGGGCGCCAACCGCCGCTGGCCCGACGTCCTCGCCGACCGGCTGCGCACGGCCGGGACCTCCCGTGGCGACACGCCCCGCTACGGCGTCGTCAACGCGGGCATCAGCGGCAACCGGGTCCTCGCCGACGACCCCCGCCGCGGCGCGAGCGGCCTGAACCGCTTCGACCGGGACGTCCTCGGGGTGACGAACGTGAAGGCCGTCGTCATCGACCTCGGCATCAACGACATCCTGCGCGGCAAGCAGCCCGCCGACCCGCGGAGCATCGTGGACGGCCTGCGCACCCTCACCGACCGCGCCCACGCGCACGGCGTCAAGGTCGTCGGCGCCACCCTCACCCCGTTCCGCGGCCACCGCGGCTACACCGCCGCCCGCGAGGACGTACGGCAGCGCGTCAACGCGGCGATCCGGGCGGGCGGGGTGTTCGACGAGGTCGTCGACTTCGACAAGGCGCTGCGCGACCCCTACGACCCGCGCAGCCTGCGCGCCGAATACGACTCCGGCGACCATCTGCACCCCAGCGACCGGGGCTACCGCAAGCTGGCGCAGACCGTCGGCCTGCCGAAGCTGGCGGGCTCGACGCCGGCGGCACTCTAG
- a CDS encoding DUF445 domain-containing protein produces the protein MERSEAAAPDGTTSYRAMTSFTPADEERRRGVRRMKLTAAGLLLFVAVVYVLAEWAAHRGAGAWAGYVAAAAEAGMVGALADWFAVTALFRHPLGLPIPHTAIIPNKKDQLGVSLGEFVGENFLSEDVVRQRLRAVGIGTRLGSWLAEPEHADRVTAELATALRGALTVLRDSDVQAVVGEAITRRADAQEIAPGIGKMLEKVVADGGHRRAVDLVVTRAHDWLVLHADSVMDAVQGGAPGWTPRFVDKKVGERVYKELLRFCAEMRDMPTHPARGALDRFLSDFASDLQSDTDTRARVERLKGEVLGRGEVQDLIASAWSAVRSMIVAAAEDERSELRLRVRASLLSLGARMATERKVQDKVDNWVEGAAVHVVTTYRREITSLITDTVASWDPEHTTRKIEANIGRDLQFIRINGTVVGSLAGLVIYAVARGLGA, from the coding sequence ATGGAACGTAGCGAAGCGGCGGCGCCGGACGGGACCACGTCCTATCGCGCCATGACCTCCTTCACTCCGGCGGACGAGGAGCGCCGGCGCGGCGTGCGCCGGATGAAGCTCACCGCGGCCGGGCTGCTGCTGTTCGTGGCCGTGGTCTACGTCCTCGCCGAGTGGGCCGCCCACCGGGGCGCGGGCGCCTGGGCGGGTTATGTGGCGGCGGCCGCGGAGGCGGGCATGGTGGGCGCGCTCGCCGACTGGTTCGCGGTCACCGCCCTCTTCCGGCACCCGCTGGGCCTGCCCATCCCGCACACCGCGATCATCCCGAACAAGAAGGACCAGCTGGGCGTCTCGCTGGGCGAGTTCGTCGGCGAGAACTTCCTCTCCGAGGACGTCGTACGGCAGCGGCTGCGCGCGGTCGGCATCGGCACCCGGCTGGGCTCCTGGCTCGCGGAGCCCGAGCACGCCGACCGGGTGACGGCCGAGCTGGCGACCGCGCTGCGGGGCGCGCTGACCGTGCTGCGCGACTCGGACGTGCAGGCGGTGGTGGGGGAGGCGATCACGCGCCGGGCGGACGCCCAGGAGATCGCGCCGGGCATCGGGAAGATGCTGGAGAAGGTCGTCGCGGACGGCGGCCACCGGCGGGCCGTCGACCTGGTGGTGACCCGGGCGCACGACTGGCTGGTGCTGCACGCCGACTCGGTGATGGACGCCGTGCAGGGCGGGGCGCCGGGCTGGACCCCGCGATTCGTCGACAAGAAGGTCGGCGAACGCGTCTACAAGGAACTGCTGCGTTTCTGCGCGGAGATGCGGGACATGCCGACCCACCCGGCGCGCGGCGCCCTCGACCGCTTCCTCAGCGACTTCGCCTCCGACCTGCAGTCCGACACGGACACCCGGGCGCGGGTGGAGCGGCTCAAGGGCGAGGTGCTGGGCCGCGGCGAGGTCCAGGACCTGATCGCGTCCGCCTGGAGCGCGGTCCGCTCCATGATCGTCGCGGCGGCGGAGGACGAGCGCAGCGAGCTGCGCCTGCGCGTACGGGCCTCGCTGCTGTCCCTGGGCGCGCGGATGGCCACCGAACGCAAGGTCCAGGACAAGGTCGACAACTGGGTCGAGGGCGCGGCGGTGCACGTCGTGACGACGTACCGGCGCGAGATCACCTCCCTGATCACCGACACGGTCGCGAGCTGGGACCCGGAGCACACGACCCGCAAGATCGAGGCCAACATCGGCCGCGACCTGCAGTTCATCCGGATCAACGGCACAGTGGTGGGCTCGCTGGCCGGACTGGTCATCTACGCGGTGGCGCGGGGGCTGGGGGCATGA
- a CDS encoding MFS transporter yields MTTAQAATGRTVTTDIPARLDRLPWSRWHWTIVIGLGTVWILDGLEVTVVGNIAGRLSEPGSGLPITSGQVTGIAAALYVAGACAGALFWGRLTDKWGRKNLFMITLAVYLAATALTAVSFDTWWFLLFRFLTGFGIGGEYAAINSAIDELIPAQYRGRVDLIINGSFWLGAVAGSLLSIVALNTDVFAADVGWRLTFALGAVLALVILLVRRHVPESPRWLLIHGRDREAEEIVTSIERRVEAEREAPLARPEGELTIHQRRSVSFVEIGRTVFSDYRRRSILGFALFIGQAFLYNAITFGFGAILTTFFDVPSGNTGYYFAVIAIGNFCGPLLLGRLFDTVGRRVMIASTYLLSGLLLFATAWLFDRGSLTATTMTACWCAVLFFASAGASSAYLTVSEVFPMETRAMSIAFFYALGTAAGGISGPLLFADLTSTGRVGDTVLAFCIGATLMCAAGLVAAFLAVNAERRSLEDIARPLTAAATKARKAAKPTTPGGPGPSGPQPRKATA; encoded by the coding sequence ATGACCACCGCGCAGGCCGCAACCGGCCGTACCGTCACCACCGACATCCCCGCCCGCCTCGACCGCCTGCCCTGGTCGCGCTGGCACTGGACGATCGTCATCGGACTGGGCACCGTGTGGATCCTGGACGGCCTGGAGGTCACGGTCGTCGGGAACATCGCCGGCCGGCTGTCGGAGCCCGGCAGCGGCCTGCCGATCACCTCCGGCCAGGTCACCGGCATCGCGGCCGCGCTGTACGTGGCGGGCGCCTGCGCCGGCGCCCTCTTCTGGGGCCGGCTGACCGACAAGTGGGGCCGCAAGAACCTGTTCATGATCACCCTGGCGGTCTATCTGGCCGCCACTGCCCTGACCGCCGTCTCCTTCGACACCTGGTGGTTCCTGCTCTTCCGCTTCCTCACCGGCTTCGGCATCGGCGGCGAGTACGCGGCCATCAACTCCGCGATCGACGAGCTGATCCCGGCGCAGTACCGCGGGCGCGTGGACCTGATCATCAACGGCAGCTTCTGGCTGGGCGCGGTCGCCGGTTCGCTGCTGTCGATCGTCGCGCTGAACACGGACGTCTTCGCGGCGGACGTGGGCTGGCGGCTGACGTTCGCGCTGGGCGCCGTCCTCGCCCTGGTGATCCTCCTCGTACGACGGCACGTCCCGGAGAGCCCGCGCTGGTTGCTGATCCACGGTCGGGACCGGGAGGCGGAGGAGATCGTGACGTCGATCGAACGGCGCGTCGAGGCCGAACGGGAGGCTCCCCTGGCCCGCCCGGAGGGCGAGCTCACGATCCATCAGCGCCGCAGCGTCTCCTTCGTCGAGATCGGCCGCACGGTGTTCTCCGACTACCGGCGCCGCTCGATCCTCGGCTTCGCCCTCTTCATCGGCCAGGCCTTCCTCTACAACGCGATCACCTTCGGCTTCGGCGCGATCCTGACGACGTTCTTCGACGTGCCGAGCGGCAACACGGGCTACTACTTCGCCGTCATCGCGATCGGCAACTTCTGCGGCCCGCTGCTGCTGGGCAGGCTGTTCGACACGGTCGGCCGCAGGGTGATGATCGCGTCGACGTACCTTCTCTCCGGCCTGCTGCTGTTCGCCACGGCCTGGCTGTTCGACCGGGGCTCGCTGACCGCGACCACGATGACGGCCTGCTGGTGCGCGGTGCTGTTCTTCGCGTCGGCCGGCGCCTCCAGCGCCTACCTCACGGTCTCCGAGGTCTTCCCGATGGAGACCCGCGCGATGTCCATCGCCTTCTTCTACGCCCTCGGCACCGCCGCCGGCGGCATCAGCGGCCCCCTGCTGTTCGCCGACCTCACCAGCACGGGCAGGGTCGGCGACACCGTCCTGGCCTTCTGTATCGGCGCGACCCTGATGTGCGCGGCGGGACTGGTGGCGGCGTTCCTGGCGGTGAACGCCGAACGCCGCTCCCTGGAGGACATCGCCCGCCCCCTGACCGCGGCGGCGACCAAGGCCCGCAAGGCGGCGAAGCCGACGACACCGGGCGGCCCGGGACCGTCCGGCCCGCAGCCGCGGAAGGCCACAGCTTGA
- a CDS encoding alginate lyase family protein, translating into MLKAAGVAAGATAIGVTAAPPASAAGYGHPGLLHTGADLARMAAKVKAGAAPYTAGYARLTANRHAQSGWTANPQATVYRGAGSPQNYTVLYNDIHAAYQNGLRFHVGGDSAYADTAVAILNAWSAKLTSLQGSADRFLAAGLYGYQFANAAELVRDHDGFELERFQKMLTTVFSPLSEDFLTHHNGAVITNYWPNWDLTAMACVLATGIFCDDRAQVERAVEYFKSGAGLGAVRNAIPVVHDDGLAEWLEAGRDQGHALLGVGLMGTFCEMAWNQGIDLYGYDDSRFLKGAQYVAKWSLGGDVAYTANTRRKGAIGGWSGKETASDAAGVDPAMTRPIWAMIANHYTKRRGLSAPYLTRIAAKAAPEGGGGDYGPNSGGYDQLGFGTLAFTRDRSTTNAADTPASSGASAAPSAPGSARSASGSAPSASGSPSPTPANAASAAGGHGDLAATGSTDVVAWTATTGLTALAGGLLLLRRRGRTRGGTE; encoded by the coding sequence ATGCTGAAGGCCGCGGGTGTGGCCGCCGGTGCGACCGCCATCGGTGTCACCGCGGCACCGCCTGCGTCCGCGGCGGGCTACGGGCACCCCGGCCTGCTGCACACCGGCGCCGACCTGGCGCGCATGGCCGCGAAGGTGAAGGCCGGCGCCGCGCCCTACACGGCCGGGTACGCCAGGCTCACCGCCAACCGGCATGCGCAGAGCGGCTGGACGGCCAACCCGCAGGCGACCGTGTACCGGGGCGCGGGCTCGCCGCAGAACTACACGGTCCTCTACAACGACATCCACGCCGCCTACCAGAACGGTCTGCGTTTCCACGTCGGCGGGGACAGCGCGTACGCCGACACGGCCGTCGCGATCCTCAACGCCTGGTCGGCGAAGCTGACGTCGCTGCAGGGCTCCGCGGACCGGTTTCTCGCGGCCGGGCTGTACGGCTACCAGTTCGCCAACGCGGCCGAACTCGTCCGCGACCACGACGGATTCGAACTCGAACGCTTCCAGAAGATGCTGACCACCGTCTTCTCCCCGCTCAGCGAGGACTTCCTGACCCACCACAACGGTGCCGTCATCACCAACTACTGGCCCAACTGGGACCTCACAGCCATGGCCTGCGTCCTGGCCACCGGCATCTTCTGCGACGACCGCGCCCAGGTGGAGCGGGCCGTCGAGTACTTCAAGAGCGGCGCGGGGCTCGGCGCCGTCAGGAACGCGATCCCCGTCGTGCACGACGACGGCCTCGCCGAGTGGCTGGAGGCCGGCCGCGACCAGGGGCACGCGCTGCTCGGCGTCGGCCTGATGGGCACGTTCTGCGAGATGGCCTGGAACCAGGGCATCGACCTCTACGGCTACGACGACAGCCGCTTCCTCAAGGGCGCCCAGTACGTGGCCAAGTGGAGCCTCGGCGGCGACGTCGCCTACACCGCCAACACCCGCAGGAAGGGGGCGATCGGGGGCTGGTCCGGCAAGGAGACCGCCTCGGACGCGGCGGGCGTCGACCCGGCGATGACCCGGCCGATCTGGGCGATGATCGCCAACCACTACACCAAGCGCCGGGGACTGTCCGCCCCCTACCTCACCCGGATCGCCGCCAAGGCCGCGCCCGAGGGCGGCGGCGGGGACTACGGCCCCAACAGCGGCGGCTACGACCAACTCGGCTTCGGCACCCTGGCGTTCACCCGGGACAGATCGACGACGAACGCCGCGGACACCCCGGCGTCGAGCGGCGCCTCGGCCGCCCCGTCCGCACCCGGGTCCGCCCGCTCCGCATCCGGGTCCGCCCCGTCCGCGTCCGGGTCCCCTTCGCCGACCCCGGCCAACGCGGCGTCCGCCGCCGGAGGGCACGGCGACCTCGCCGCCACCGGCTCCACCGACGTCGTCGCCTGGACCGCCACCACCGGCCTCACCGCCCTGGCCGGCGGCCTCCTGCTGCTGCGCCGCCGCGGCCGCACCCGGGGCGGGACGGAGTAG
- a CDS encoding GlxA family transcriptional regulator, translated as MHTVAVLALDGVIPFDLSAPIDTFGWARLPDGREAYRVRVCSPSASGEVSAGAFTVRAPYGLQALAEADTIILPGVDDPPEVLPDGVAEALRDAAANGTRIASVCVGAFLFAATGLLDGLRVTTHWCAARDLAERHPKVTVDPNVLYVDNGQFLTSAGAAAALDMCLHMIRHDYGSAIAAQAARMSVMPLEREGGQAQFIVQDLAPAPAGATLEPLLTWLEDNCGSDLTLDRIAGQAGLSTRTLNRRFREQTGTTPLRWLHRARVRHAQYLLESTAYPVERIAAQAGFGSPTAFRERFRSVVGTSPQGYRRAFRSRTGAAAGGRAGRAAEAAMSAGPGPTPPYPSHSS; from the coding sequence ATGCATACCGTCGCCGTACTGGCCCTGGACGGGGTCATTCCGTTCGATCTGTCCGCCCCGATCGACACCTTCGGCTGGGCGCGGCTGCCCGACGGGCGGGAGGCGTACCGGGTGCGGGTCTGTTCGCCGTCCGCCTCGGGGGAGGTGAGCGCGGGGGCGTTCACGGTGCGCGCGCCGTACGGGCTCCAGGCGCTGGCCGAGGCGGACACGATCATCCTGCCCGGAGTGGACGACCCGCCGGAGGTGCTGCCGGACGGCGTCGCGGAGGCGCTGCGGGACGCGGCGGCGAACGGCACGCGGATCGCCTCGGTCTGCGTCGGGGCGTTCCTGTTCGCCGCGACGGGCCTGCTCGACGGGCTGCGCGTGACGACGCACTGGTGCGCGGCGCGGGACCTCGCCGAGCGCCACCCGAAGGTGACGGTCGACCCGAACGTCCTCTACGTCGACAACGGCCAGTTCCTCACCTCGGCGGGCGCGGCGGCGGCACTGGACATGTGCCTGCACATGATCCGCCACGACTACGGCTCGGCGATCGCCGCGCAGGCGGCCCGGATGTCGGTCATGCCCCTCGAACGGGAGGGCGGCCAGGCCCAGTTCATCGTCCAGGATCTGGCGCCCGCGCCCGCCGGGGCGACCCTCGAACCCCTGCTGACCTGGCTGGAGGACAACTGCGGCAGCGATCTGACGCTGGACCGGATCGCCGGGCAGGCCGGCCTGAGCACCCGCACCCTCAACCGCCGCTTCCGCGAACAGACCGGCACGACACCGCTGCGCTGGCTGCACCGGGCGCGGGTGCGGCACGCGCAGTACCTGCTGGAGTCGACGGCGTACCCGGTCGAACGGATCGCCGCCCAGGCGGGGTTCGGCTCCCCGACGGCGTTCCGGGAACGCTTCCGGAGCGTGGTGGGCACGAGCCCGCAGGGCTATCGGCGGGCGTTCCGGTCGAGGACGGGGGCTGCGGCCGGGGGCAGGGCGGGGCGGGCGGCGGAGGCGGCGATGTCCGCGGGTCCGGGTCCGACCCCTCCGTACCCGTCGCACTCCTCCTGA